Proteins co-encoded in one Bremerella sp. TYQ1 genomic window:
- a CDS encoding TadE family protein has translation MNLFRRRTRNDRRGSATVEFAVIAPVFLTLILGMLEASRMFETYGQLAQVARDGARLGAMDRADWVANGIDSNDKIISDIRNSLEASGYDPEKLQIYIEPAGQPGETFNLDDPANDLDLFQVRIAVPVSQVAAMPVPSELDYDLSTAVTFRNTKSTIVQ, from the coding sequence ATGAACCTCTTTCGACGACGCACGCGGAACGACCGACGTGGTAGTGCCACGGTGGAATTCGCCGTGATCGCTCCGGTTTTCCTGACGCTCATTCTGGGAATGTTGGAAGCGAGCCGCATGTTTGAAACATACGGTCAGCTGGCCCAAGTGGCTCGCGATGGGGCTCGCCTGGGAGCGATGGATCGCGCCGACTGGGTTGCCAACGGAATCGACTCGAACGACAAAATTATCTCGGACATCCGCAACAGCTTAGAAGCTTCCGGCTACGACCCGGAGAAGCTGCAAATCTATATCGAACCGGCTGGCCAGCCGGGGGAAACGTTTAACTTGGACGATCCCGCAAACGACCTCGACTTATTTCAGGTCCGTATCGCAGTGCCTGTATCACAGGTAGCAGCGATGCCGGTACCGAGCGAATTGGACTACGATCTTTCGACCGCCGTAACGTTCCGCAATACGAAGTCGACGATCGTACAGTAG